Below is a window of Pseudomonadota bacterium DNA.
CGACGCCGAGGCCGCGGGGCTCGCCGTCGCCGGCGTCCGGCTGTTTTGCGATCACCACAGGTTCAGCCGCCGCGAGATCGAGGGCGTGGCCGCCGAGGCGCGCGCGCGCGGCGCCGAGCTCCTCGTCACGACGGAGAAGGATCTCGTCCGCATCGACGCCGCACCCGCCTCCCGCGAGATCCTCGCGCTGCGGCGCGAGATCGGCGTCGCGCGGGGCGAGGAGCTCCTCGACCGCGGGATCGAACGCGCGCTCGGCGCGGTTTTCCCTTCTCTCCCGGCTCGAAGATGATATCGTCCGTCCACTCGACGGCGAACCGACAGGAGGTCGACATGCGACGGATGGGGTGCCTGCTTCTGTGCGCGGCCTGGCTCGGCAGCTGCGGCGACGAGCCGCCCGCGGCGAGCCCGCAGGCCGACGGCGGGACCGACGCGGACACCGACGCCGACACCGACGTCGACTCGGACACCGACACCGACGCGGACACCGACTCCGACGCGGACGCGGACGCGGGAAACGACTCGGGCGCTGCCAACCCGTGCACCGAGACGCACGAGGTCTACCTCCTCTGGCCGGACGCGGCAGTCACCGCGCCCATGATGATCGAGCAGAACGACGACCCGAGCTTCTACTACATCTACACGACCGAGGAGGACGAGGGCACGGCGGTCGTGCCGTTCGAGCTGCCCTGCGACGACACCTGGTACGTCTTCGGGATCGGCCAGACCGGGATGGGGACGCCTCTGACCGTCCCGAACACGTTCCACGCGAGCCTCGACGGCGCGCCCGAGGCGCTCTGGGAGCTCCAGGTCACGCTGGCGTCCAGCGCGTGGACGTGGAACCAGGGCGGCACGGACGGCACGCCCTGGGCGCCGGAGTTCGAGACGGGCGCACACACCCTCCAGATCCGCGGCGGCCAGGAAGACTGGCTGTTGCGCCTCCCGAAGCTCGGACCGGTCGTGCTGGTGAACGACGCCGCGTGGACCCCGCCCGAGGGCAAGAGCCTCTCGCGCTGAACCGGAGGAGCCGATCGTGCTGCGCGCCATCAAGACGTTCCTGAAGGATCCGCCGCCCGTGGACGCCCTGGACCAGGTCGTCCCGGGGCTCAACATCGTCGAGGGGATCGTCAAGGTCGAGGACCCGCTCCGCTCGCCGGTGCGCGGGCAGAACTGCATCGGCTACTTCTACCGCTCGTTCCTGGTGATCCCGGCCGCCGGCCGCAACCCGGCCCCCACGATCCACAAGCTCCGGGAGGAGGAGGTCTACGGCCCGTTCTCGCTCGACATGAAGGGCGGCCGGCTCGCCGTCGTCCCGGCGCGGCCCGGCAAGTTCACCCGCGAGGATCACCAGGAGCTGAACCGGCAGTACGTCAAGAACTTCCACGCGACCGAGGATCTGATCCTCCCGGGCGCCCGCGTGCGGCTGCGGGGCAAGGCGAAGCTCGAAGGCGGCGTCATGACGCTCACCATGTCCTCGATCACGGTGATCGCCAAGCAGGTCGTGAGCGCCGGCGTGGTCGGCGATCGCAAGCAGCGCCGCAAGCGAAAGTCCTGAGTGCGAGGCGAGGCGGGGACCGATGCGGTCGGGGGGCGCGATCAGTGACGGGGGCCGCGGACCGTGGACTCGACCGTCTTCTCGATGAGCTCCTGCACGTTCTGCTTGACGCGGACCTGATCGACCGCGATCTCGCGCAGCGCGGTCACGGCCTCGCGGTTCTTGCTCCGCACGCGCCTGTCGGAGCCCTTGAGCAGCTGCCGCGTCCGCTTGGCGGCGACGACGACGAGCGCGAACCGGCTCGGGACCTTCTCCAGGCAATCTTCGACGGTGACTCGGGCCATCTGGCACCTCCGGGCTCCTCGAGAGCCGGCGAAATTTACACCAAGCGGCCGGCGCAGGCAAGCTCGTTCGCCTCCCCCTTCTCCCGCTCCCCTGCCCGTGCTAGTTACAGCCATGCTCGTCCTCGCGATCGACACGTCGACCTCGGTGAGCGCCGTGGGCTGGGTGGAGGCGGAGCCGGCGGAGCGCCCGGAGGCGACCCGGTTCGCGCGGTTCGTCGCCCCGGCCGAGCCCGGGCACGCGGAGACGCTCCTCGATAGGATGAACGCCGCGCTCGCGACCGGCGGCCACGCGCTCGCCGGCGTCGGGCTGCTCGTCTTCGGCCGCGGTCCCGGCACGTTCACCGGCTTGCGGATCGGCCTCGGCACGGCCAAGGGGCTCGCCCTCTCCTGCGGCACGCCGCTCCTCGGGATCTCGTCGCTCGAGGCGCTCGCGATCTCGGCCGGCGTCGAGGGGAGGGTCGCGCCGCTCATCGACGCGCGCCGCGGCGAGCTGTACGCCGCGCTGTACGACGTGCGGCTCGACGGCGACCGCCCGATCGCCCGGCTCGAGGTGCCCGAGCAGGTCGTGCGCCCCGAGAACCTCGGCGCCGCG
It encodes the following:
- the rpoZ gene encoding DNA-directed RNA polymerase subunit omega; the protein is MARVTVEDCLEKVPSRFALVVVAAKRTRQLLKGSDRRVRSKNREAVTALREIAVDQVRVKQNVQELIEKTVESTVRGPRH
- the tsaB gene encoding tRNA (adenosine(37)-N6)-threonylcarbamoyltransferase complex dimerization subunit type 1 TsaB, with amino-acid sequence MLVTAMLVLAIDTSTSVSAVGWVEAEPAERPEATRFARFVAPAEPGHAETLLDRMNAALATGGHALAGVGLLVFGRGPGTFTGLRIGLGTAKGLALSCGTPLLGISSLEALAISAGVEGRVAPLIDARRGELYAALYDVRLDGDRPIARLEVPEQVVRPENLGAAIGPGAPGSRLFFVGNGAVRYADAARALGELPPLAFPAPDPCRMALLGLERFVRGGPDDLAALEPSYLREPDARLPITT